Proteins from a single region of Hordeum vulgare subsp. vulgare chromosome 6H, MorexV3_pseudomolecules_assembly, whole genome shotgun sequence:
- the LOC123405111 gene encoding L10-interacting MYB domain-containing protein-like, giving the protein MKIEGVPGTEDEAHDSHFHDQYYDGVGEDESNDDIDKAEWTNSETTAAFCSLSVEEITAGNRSNGFMTARGYNNIAIKFEQNRGLRHSRIQFKNRWEELKRFYSFWLWLNKQTGLGRSPSGGIVASDEFWKKHTKGHAAWRKLKYGPPENLSELEIMFEHTAVDGSTSCVAGEQMDDEVDFGEEGGDEADVTPLSVSNKKRSSNNTATVISPKKKIKSPMVRIMKGMYEEMKETNAAAQKAMQDKVVQAEKVLQEKKDSIAKCMSLAVENGALEGSAEHFMAGTLFVKEEHRQVFLTITTSPGRLAFLKRWCRAKNVE; this is encoded by the exons ATGAAGATTGAAGGTGTTCCTGGTACAGAGGATGAGGCACACGACTCCCACTTCCATGATCAGTATTATGATGGTGTTGGAGAAGATGAATCG AACGATGATATTGATAAGGCTGAATGGACCAATAGTGAAACCACTGCTGCATTTTGTTCACTCAGTGTTGAGGAGATCACAGCTGGCAACAGGAGCAATGGATTCATGACTGCTAGAGGTTACAATAATATTGCTATCAAGTTTGAACAGAACAGAGGGCTACGACACTCTAGGATACAGTTTAAGAACAGATGGGAAGAACTAAAACGCTTCTACTCATTTTGGTTGTGGCTTAACAAACAAACTGGACTAGGTCGATCCCCTAGTGGGGGAATTGTGGCAAGTGATGAATTTTGGAAGAAACATACTAAG GGACATGCTGCATGGAGGAAGCTTAAATATGGACCACCAGAGAACCTTTCTGAGCTTGAGATCATGTTCGAACATACTGCTGTAGATGGATCAACATCTTGTGTGGCAGGAGAACAAATGGATGATGAAGTCGATtttggagaggagggaggagatgaAGCCGATGTGACTCCCTTGAGTGTTAGCAACAAGAAAAGAAGCTCCAACAACACTGCAACAGTCATTAGTccaaagaagaaaatcaaaagtCCTATGGTGAGAATAATGAAGGGAATGTATGAAGAGATGAAAGAAACCAATGCAGCAGCACAAAAGGCAATGCAGGATAAGGTTGTGCAAGCGGAGAAGGTAttgcaggagaagaaggattccaTTGCCAAATGCATGTCCTTGGCTGTTGAGAATGGGGCATTAGAGGGAAGTGCTGAGCATTTCATGGCTGGTACATTGTTCGTAAAGGAAGAACACCGGCAAGTGTTCCTCACTATAACTACTAGTCCTGGGAGGCTAGCCTTTTTGAAGAGGTGGTGTCGGGCAAAGAATGTCGAATAG